The following proteins are encoded in a genomic region of Brachypodium distachyon strain Bd21 chromosome 1, Brachypodium_distachyon_v3.0, whole genome shotgun sequence:
- the LOC100836099 gene encoding protein DETOXIFICATION 52, which yields MCTTTPEPSAPAVAVAGHHVYVMLAQCATGAAHSRRQLKCQERDVLMAGGETVREAAALCRLACPIALTALLLYSRTALSMLFLGSLGDLPLAAGSLAVAFANITGYSVLSGLSLGMDPLCSQAFGAKQPRLLGLTLCRCILFLLCCSLPLSALWLNMSRILVFLGQDREITALAQRYLLFSLPDLFTFSLIHPLRVYLRSQGITQPLTLAAAAAVLFHVMANYALVERLGLGARGVAAAASASNFVLLGVLLAYVTRRDTALREAWSGSKLEWLSGWGPLARLAAPSCVSVCLEWWWYEVMILLCGLLPDPKPAVASMGVLMQTTALVYVFPSSLGLGVSTRVGNELGANRPAGARAAARVAVAGAAAMGLAAMAFAAGMRHAWGRLFTADADILRLTAAALPVVGLCELGNCPQTVGCGVLRGSARPSRAARVNLGAFYLVGMPVAVALAFGFGVGFVGLWVGLLAAQVCCAGLMLCVVGSTDWEAQARRAQMLTSSSSTDVAMCDAEKGGVQASAAEGARPEKGEHEEDGTGEGRRYEPLISNEEAEPGTGQWTCFEISGNHDAIQPL from the coding sequence ATGTGCACCACCACGCCCGAACCCTCGGCGCcagcggtggcggtggccggcCACCACGTCTACGTGATGCTGGCCCAGTGCGCGACCGGCGCCGCCCATAGCCGACGCCAGCTCAAGTGCCAAGAGCGTGACGTGctcatggccggcggcgagactgtccgcgaggcggcggcgctatGCCGGCTGGCGTGCCCGATCGCGCTgacggcgctgctgctctacTCCCGCACCGCCTTGTCCATGCTCTTCCTCGGCTCCCTGGGCGACCTCCCACTAGCGGCGGGTTCGCTGGCCGTGGCCTTCGCCAACATCACCGGCTACTCCGTGCTCTCGGGGCTCTCCCTCGGCATGGACCCGCTCTGCTCCCAGGCGTTCGGCGCCAAGCAGCCCCGGCTCCTGGGCCTCACCCTGTGCCGCTGTATCCTCTTCCTGCTCTGCTGCTCGCTGCCGCTCTCCGCGCTCTGGCTCAACATGTCCAGgatcctcgtcttcctcggccaGGACCGCGAGATCACGGCCCTGGCGCAGCGGTACCTTTTGTTTTCCCTCCCAGACCTCTTCACATTCTCCCTCATCCACCCGCTCCGCGTCTACCTGCGCTCGCAAGGGATCACGCAGCCGCTCAcgctcgccgcggccgcggccgtgcTGTTCCACGTCATGGCCAATTACGCGCTGGTCGagcggctcgggctcggcgCCCGGggcgtggccgcggcggcatcggcatcCAACTTCGTGCTCCTCGGCGTCCTGCTCGCGTATGTCACCCGGCGCGACACAGCGTTGCGGGAGGCATGGAGTGGCTCCAAGTTAGAATGGCTCTCCGGATGGGGGCCGCTGGCGCGGCTGGCGGCGCCCAGCTGCGTGTCGGTGTGCTTAGAGTGGTGGTGGTACGAGGTGATGATCCTGCTGTGCGGGCTCCTGCCTGACCCGAAGCCGGCTGTGGCGTCCATGGGCGTGCTCATGCAGACCACGGCGCTGGTCTACGTCTTCCCTTCGTCCCTGGGGCTCGGCGTGTCCACGCGCGTGGGGAACGAGCTGGGCGCGAACCGGCCGGCGGGCGCACGCGCCGCGGCGcgcgtggccgtggccggcgccgcggccatGGGGCTCGCGGCCATGGCGTTCGCGGCGGGGATGCGCCACGCCTGGGGCCGGCTGTtcaccgccgacgccgacatCCTCCGCCTCACCGCGGCCGCGCTGCCCGTGGTCGGGCTGTGCGAGCTCGGCAACTGCCCGCAGACCGTGGGATGCGGCGTGCTCAGGGGAAGCGCGCGCCCTTCgcgcgccgcgcgcgtcaACCTCGGCGCCTTCTACCTGGTCGGGatgcccgtcgccgtcgcgctcGCCTTCGGCTTCGGCGTGGGCTTCGTCGGGCTCTGGGTGGGCCTCCTCGCGGCCCAGGTGTGCTGCGCCGGCCTCATGCTCTGCGTCGTGGGGTCCACCGACTGGGAGGCGCAGGCCCGGCGGGCGCAGATGCTgacgtcttcttcctcgacggaCGTGGCGATGTGTGACGCGGAGAAGGGTGGGGTCCAGGCGTCGGCGGCAGAGGGAGCCAGGCCTGAGAAAGGGGAGCACGAGGAGGATGGGACCGGGGAGGGGAGGCGCTACGAGCCGTTGATCTCGAACGAGGAGGCCGAGCCCGGCACGGGACAGTGGACGTGCTTTGAGATTAGCGGGAACCACGATGCCATTCAGCCATTGTAA
- the LOC100844548 gene encoding receptor-like protein kinase 5, with protein MSNTYPFFPLLLLLLAGESLSQPTTGDQASLLAIKNAWGNPSQLASWDPAAHADHCRNWTGVACQGAVVTGLTLPSLNLTGKVPESLCDLASLARLDLSSNKLSGAFPGAALYGCSKLRFLDLSYNAFDGALPDDINLILSPAMEHLNLSNNHFSGVLPPAVARLPLLKSLLLDTNQFTGSYPAREISELKGLQQLTLALNAFEPAPAPVEFAQLTNLTYLWMSNMNVTGEIPEAYSSLTELTVLGLSTNNLTGEIPAWVWRHPKLQLVYLFTNGLNGELPRSIAAANWVEFDVSTNRLTGQISEDFGNHKNLTLLFLYKNQLTGTIPASIATLPNLKDIRLFENKLSGELPKELGKHSPLGNLEVCNNNLSGPLPASLCANGKLYDIVVFNNDFSGQLPAGLGDCVLLNNLMMYNNRFSGEFPAKMWSFPMLTTLMIQNNGFTGALPAQISENLTRIEMGNNKFSGSFPTSATGLHVFKAENNLLSGELPANMSGFANLSDLLIAGNRLSGSIPTSVSLLQKLNSLNMSGNRISGAIPPSSIGLLPSLTLLDLSHNELTGAIPSDFSNLNFNLLNMSSNQLIGEVPLSLQIAAYEHSFLGNVGLCTKHDSGIGLPACGSIARDELSKGLIILFAMLAAIVLIGSVGIAWLLFRRRKDSQDVTDWKMTQFTHVGFTESDVLNNIREENVIGSGGSGKVYRIHLPARGRDEEHGGGGMVAVKKIWNAKKMDAKHDKEFESEVKVLGNIRHNNIVKLLCCISSTDAKLLVYEYMENGSLDRWLHHREREGAPAPLDWPTRLAIAIDSAKGLSYMHHDCAQSIVHRDIKTSNILLDPEFHAKIADFGLARMLVKFGEPESVSAIGGTFGYMAPEYGHRPRMNEKVDVYSFGVVLLELTTGKVANDSGADFCLAEWAWRRYQKGPPLNDAIDEHIRDPAYLPDILAVFTLGVICTGENPSTRPSMKEVLQHLTRCDRMSNAEAQACQLDYVNGGGTPLLEAKKGSRRRSMSSSGRWGDDDGEDSGNFVVHAV; from the exons ATGTCCAACACCTATCCCTTcttcccccttctcctcctcctcctcgccggcgaatCGCTCTCCCAGCCCACCACCGGCGACCAGGCCAGCCTCCTAGCCATCAAGAATGCCTGGGGAAACCCCTCGCAGCTCGCGTCCTGGGACCCGGCCGCCCACGCCGACCACTGCCGCAACTGGACCGGCGTCGCCTGCCAGGGCGCCGTCGTGACTGGGCTAACCTTGCCCAGCCTAAACCTCACAGGCAAGGTGCCAGAGTCTCTCTGCGACCTGGCGAGCCTGGCCCGGCTCGACCTCTCCAGCAACAAGCTCTCCGGCGccttccccggcgccgcgcTCTACGGCTGCTCCAAACTCCGCTTCCTCGACCTCTCCTACAACGCCTTCGACGGGGCGCTCCCCGACGACATCAACCTGATCCtctcgccggccatggagcaCCTCAATTTATCCAACAACCACTTCAGCGGCGTCCTGCCCCCGGCCGTGGCCAGGCTGCCGTTGCTCAAGTCCCTGCTCCTCGACACCAACCAGTTCACGGGATCCTACCCCGCGCGCGAGATAAGCGAGCTCAAGGGGCTCCAGCAGCTCACGCTCGCCCTCAACGCGTtcgagccggcgccggcgcccgtgGAGTTTGCCCAGCTGACCAACCTCACTTACCTCTGGATGTCCAACATGAACGTGACCGGGGAGATCCCTGAGGCATACTCCAGCCTCACGGAGCTCACGGTGCTCGGCTTGTCCACGAACAACCTCACGGGCGAGATCCCGGCGTGGGTCTGGCGGCACCCGAAGCTCCAGCTCGTGTACCTCTTCACCAATGGCCTCAACGGGGAGCTGCCGAGGAGCATCGCGGCGGCGAATTGGGTAGAGTTTGATGTGTCCACGAACCGGCTCACGGGGCAGATTTCGGAAGACTTCGGTAACCACAAGAACCTGACCCTGTTGTTCCTgtacaagaatcagctcaccGGCACCATCCCGGCAAGCATTGCGACGCTCCCCAATCTCAAGGACATCCGGCTGTTCGAAAACAAgctctccggcgagcttcCGAAGGAGCTCGGGAAGCACTCGCCGCTGGGCAACCTTGAGGTGTGCAACAACAACCTCTCTGGCCCTCTCCCGGCGTCGCTCTGCGCCAACGGGAAGCTCTACGACATCGTCGTCTTCAACAACGACTTCTCGGGGCAGCTGCCGGCGGGCCTCGGCGACTGCGTCCTGCTGAATAACCTCATGATGTACAACAACCGCTTCTCCGGCGAGTTCCCGGCCAAGATGTGGTCGTTTCCGATGCTGACCACGCTGATGATACAGAACAACGGCTTCACCGGTGCTCTGCCAGCCCAGATATCCGAAAACCTCACAAGAATCGAGATGGGGAACAACAAGTTCTCCGGCTCGTTCCCGACATCCGCGACCGGGCTGCACGTGTTCAAGGCAGAGAACAACCTGCTCTCCGGGGAGCTGCCGGCCAACATGAGCGGGTTTGCCAACCTTTCTGATCTGTTAATTGCCGGGAACAGACTGAGTGGTTCCATACCGACATCGGTCAGTTTGCTGCAGAAGCTCAATTCGCTCAACATGAGCGGCAACAGGATCTCTGGAGCGATTCCGCCTTCCAGCATCGGGTTGCTTCCGTCCCTGACGCTGCTTGATCTGTCCCACAATGAACTCACCGGTGCCATTCCTTCAGACTTCAGCAACCTCAACTTCAACTTGCTCAACATGTCGTCGAACCAGCTGATCGGCGAGGTGCCGCTCTCGCTGCAGATCGCGGCATATGAGCACAGCTTCCTCGGCAACGTTGGGCTCTGCACCAAACATGACTCCGGCATAGGCCTCCCGGCATGCGGCAGCATTGCCCGTGACGAGCTCTCCAAGGGCCTGATCATCCTGTTCGCTATGCTCGCGGCCATCGTGCTCATCGGCAGCGTGGGGATTGCGTGGCTGCTCTTCCGGCGCCGCAAAGACAGCCAAGACGTGACCGATTGGAAGATGACGCAGTTCACCCATGTGGGCTTCACCGAGTCCGACGTGCTCAATAACATCAGAGAAGAAAATGTGATCGGCAGCGGCGGGTCCGGGAAGGTGTACCGCATACACCTCCCTGCCCGTGGCCGCGATGAAGagcacggtggcggcgggatggTGGCCGTGAAGAAGATATGGAATGCAAAGAAGATGGACGCGAAGCACGACAAGGAGTTCGAGTCAGAGGTGAAGGTGCTGGGCAACATCCGGCACAACAACATCGTGAAGCTGCTCTGCTGCATCTCCAGCACGGACGCCAAGCTGCTGGTCTACGAGTACATGGAGAACGGCAGCCTGGACCGGTGGCTACACCACCGTGAGCGTGAgggcgcgccggcgcctcTGGACTGGCCCACGAGGCTGGCCATCGCCATCGATTCGGCCAAGGGGCTCAGCTACATGCACCACGACTGCGCGCAGTCCATCGTCCACAGGGACATCAAGACCAGCAACATCTTGCTTGACCCAGAGTTCCATGCCAAGATCGCTGACTTCGGGCTCGCCCGGATGCTCGTCAAGTTCGGCGAGCCAGAGTCTGTGTCGGCCATCGGTGGCACGTTCGGGTACATGGCCCCAG AATATGGTCACAGGCCAAGGATGAATGAGAAGGTGGATGTGTACAGCTTTGGGGTGGTTCTGCTGGAGCTGACGACCGGCAAGGTCGCCAACGACAGTGGTGCCGATTTCTGCCTGGCGGAATGGGCGTGGCGACGGTACCAGAAAGGCCCTCCGCTCAATGATGCCATCGACGAGCATATCCGTGATCCGGCCTACCTGCCGGACATCCTGGCTGTCTTCACCCTCGGCGTGATCTGCACGGGGGAGAACCCGTCGACGCGTCCGTCCATGAAGGAGGTCCTGCAGCACCTCACCCGGTGCGACCGGATGTCGAACGCCGAGGCGCAAGCGTGTCAGTTGGACTACGTCAACGGCGGTGGCACGCCGCTTCTGGAGGCGAAGAAAGGcagccggcggaggagcaTGTCGAGCTCCGGCAGGTGGGGTGATGATGACGGCGAGGATAGCGGTAACTTTGTGGTGCACGCAGTTTAG